The following proteins come from a genomic window of Effusibacillus lacus:
- a CDS encoding DUF192 domain-containing protein, whose protein sequence is MVVDKDGYQIHIPIRLEKADRFVSRFLGLMFRKELPENQALWLVPCNSIHMFFMKFSIDVIFLDQMNRIVKLAKHVQPWSVLSPVRSAYSVLELPAGTIERYGIEPGDKLVLL, encoded by the coding sequence ATGGTGGTAGATAAAGACGGATATCAGATCCATATACCTATACGCCTTGAAAAAGCTGACAGATTTGTCAGCCGTTTTCTCGGGTTAATGTTTCGCAAAGAACTTCCGGAAAACCAAGCTCTTTGGCTGGTTCCATGCAATTCGATCCATATGTTTTTTATGAAGTTTTCAATTGATGTAATTTTCTTAGACCAAATGAACCGAATTGTAAAATTGGCTAAGCATGTTCAGCCATGGTCTGTCCTTTCTCCAGTCCGTTCCGCCTATTCAGTTCTGGAACTGCCTGCCGGAACCATTGAGCGGTATGGAATAGAGCCAGGGGATAAACTGGTTCTTCTATAG
- a CDS encoding copper amine oxidase N-terminal domain-containing protein yields the protein MKQKITMLSLASLLALTPAGASLANTESGAGTSTSAGTSTSAGTSTSAGTSTSAGTSTSAGTSTSAGTSTSAGTSTSAGTSTSVGTGADARIGSSTTESVTGIDFAGSSLEVGGESFTSNFSNISFSSNLEEVIALSQDVKEFLDKIDMETYKQYLEEQQQENELFKIEQNMDYQSRIAEVEKELAENPENGTLYVELALTYFASGDREKANEVKDQLVEKAPESHLALMLQAELASAEGNFDQALPYLEEAVQKNPTNAVALRKLGEALAETGKQNEAIEHLIIAAALNPDDKKVFEELNRVFADGNISDIKTFVNGVIPQFDVKPFIEDGRTLVPIRAISEALGADVHWNEEEQQVLIQRGNSTIELTINSNIAIVNGKEIAIDVPAKIVDGRTVLPLRFVSEALGADVDWKGESQLIIISE from the coding sequence ATGAAACAAAAAATTACCATGTTGTCTCTTGCGTCTTTGTTAGCTCTTACCCCGGCAGGTGCAAGTCTTGCCAATACGGAATCCGGGGCTGGTACAAGCACCAGTGCAGGCACAAGCACCAGTGCAGGCACAAGCACCAGTGCAGGCACAAGCACCAGTGCAGGCACAAGCACTAGTGCAGGCACAAGCACTAGTGCAGGCACAAGCACTAGTGCAGGCACAAGCACCAGTGCAGGTACAAGTACTTCTGTTGGAACTGGTGCCGATGCAAGAATAGGTTCGTCTACAACAGAATCTGTAACAGGTATCGATTTTGCCGGATCCAGTTTGGAAGTTGGGGGTGAAAGTTTTACTTCTAACTTCAGCAACATATCCTTCAGTTCGAACCTGGAGGAAGTGATAGCTCTGTCCCAGGACGTAAAGGAATTTCTTGACAAGATAGATATGGAAACGTACAAACAATATCTTGAGGAACAGCAACAAGAAAATGAATTATTCAAAATTGAACAAAACATGGATTATCAATCCAGGATTGCCGAAGTTGAAAAGGAACTTGCGGAAAATCCCGAAAACGGTACGCTTTATGTTGAACTTGCATTAACATATTTCGCAAGTGGTGATCGGGAAAAAGCCAACGAAGTTAAGGATCAATTGGTTGAGAAAGCTCCGGAAAGCCATTTGGCCTTGATGTTACAGGCGGAACTGGCAAGCGCTGAAGGGAATTTCGATCAGGCGTTGCCGTATTTGGAAGAAGCGGTGCAAAAGAATCCGACAAATGCGGTTGCCTTACGTAAACTTGGCGAGGCACTGGCCGAAACCGGCAAGCAGAATGAAGCGATTGAACATCTTATCATTGCAGCGGCATTGAATCCGGACGACAAAAAAGTGTTTGAAGAATTGAACCGAGTGTTTGCAGATGGAAACATTTCAGATATTAAGACGTTTGTGAACGGTGTTATACCTCAGTTTGACGTGAAACCTTTTATCGAAGACGGAAGAACACTCGTTCCAATCCGTGCTATTTCTGAAGCGCTTGGCGCTGACGTGCATTGGAACGAAGAAGAGCAGCAAGTTTTGATTCAACGCGGAAATAGCACCATTGAGTTGACAATTAACAGTAATATTGCAATTGTGAACGGTAAAGAGATTGCCATCGATGTTCCTGCCAAAATCGTAGATGGACGTACGGTTCTCCCGTTGCGTTTCGTAAGCGAGGCTCTTGGTGCCGATGTGGATTGGAAGGGTGAAAGTCAACTAATTATCATTTCAGAATAA
- a CDS encoding anti-sigma factor domain-containing protein produces MRETKGLVMKITDRYMVVMCDDGKFRNLPLPAQIPGVGERITVSLRQKKSFSLYWFSVVAAVFLLVLGSTLWGKVQPQYSRVVAIDINPSLELFLDSENRVVRFVPLNKDAETLLNGLHLEKKVLNEAIPDILKNSMELGYIKNEKENLIMVSVTQLQNGGTAVDSKSLEILILETLQSHISGFLKVNLVDRHLYYKAKEQGVSVNKFILAQEAQQQGVNLDFGNNADGSESTARVLQKAGLAIDKFFVPFGFQTELPATQGSDEEKRQNNDRSNDQKNKSDHGTYKENRFDQENKSTDSTFSGNSQKYPEYNRSLQTQTNETPVQNSNTSSYPISNGTSTSGSGNSESGTSTPPESGSQIPVNQAPGDPTSTTTQSGTNTTTQSGTNTTTQSGTNTTTQSGTNTTPTTNSPSSTTPTNTVPSNSYPNTSGSGW; encoded by the coding sequence ATGCGTGAAACTAAGGGACTGGTCATGAAAATTACCGATCGATATATGGTAGTCATGTGTGATGACGGGAAATTTCGTAATCTTCCTCTACCGGCACAGATTCCCGGTGTTGGCGAACGAATCACGGTTTCTTTGCGCCAGAAAAAAAGTTTTTCACTATATTGGTTTTCTGTGGTAGCCGCTGTGTTTCTTCTCGTTTTAGGCTCAACTTTGTGGGGAAAGGTTCAGCCACAATATTCTCGCGTGGTGGCGATCGATATCAATCCGAGTCTCGAATTGTTTTTGGATTCGGAAAATCGCGTTGTACGGTTCGTACCTCTGAATAAAGATGCAGAGACGTTGCTTAACGGTCTGCATTTGGAAAAAAAGGTGTTGAATGAAGCGATCCCGGACATCCTGAAAAATTCAATGGAACTTGGGTATATCAAGAATGAAAAAGAAAATTTGATTATGGTTTCCGTTACACAACTACAGAATGGAGGAACCGCAGTCGATTCCAAGTCTCTTGAGATTCTAATCTTAGAAACCTTGCAATCTCATATAAGTGGGTTTTTGAAAGTGAATCTAGTTGACCGACACTTATATTACAAAGCCAAAGAACAAGGAGTTTCTGTCAATAAATTCATTCTTGCCCAAGAAGCGCAACAACAAGGAGTTAATTTAGACTTCGGCAATAACGCTGACGGTTCCGAGTCGACCGCAAGAGTTTTGCAAAAAGCGGGGCTTGCCATAGACAAGTTTTTTGTTCCCTTTGGATTCCAAACAGAGCTTCCGGCCACGCAGGGAAGTGACGAGGAAAAAAGGCAGAACAACGATCGGTCAAACGATCAAAAAAATAAGTCAGACCACGGAACATATAAAGAGAATCGTTTTGACCAGGAAAACAAAAGTACTGACTCAACTTTTTCAGGCAACTCTCAAAAATATCCCGAGTACAATCGAAGTTTGCAAACCCAAACAAATGAAACGCCTGTTCAAAATTCGAATACTAGCTCATACCCGATTTCGAACGGAACCTCAACATCCGGTTCAGGGAATTCTGAAAGCGGGACATCAACGCCGCCCGAATCTGGCAGCCAAATTCCGGTGAACCAGGCTCCCGGTGATCCAACATCCACAACAACTCAATCCGGTACAAACACAACAACTCAATCCGGTACAAACACAACAACTCAATCCGGTACAAACACAACAACTCAATCCGGTACAAACACAACTCCAACCACAAACAGTCCGTCAAGTACTACACCGACAAATACGGTTCCCTCAAATTCGTACCCCAATACATCGGGCAGCGGATGGTAA
- a CDS encoding sigma factor, with amino-acid sequence MLEEPFLGDLLRKARQGDEYSRQELIQKSKDFIEKATSNICKRKVTWNEDEMSVGLIAFNEAIDRYEKSLNGNFYSYSKMIIQSRLIDYFRQEGRRQVAVSLDDVSQDEGGLEYEMNPAEIKLAWENYNEQQLIRERMEEIQIYCERLEAFGIRLEELEESSPGRVDARASLVQIAHDFIKYPHLVEYFTNTKQLPLKQMLSFVQVSRKTVERGRKYLVALIVILLSDDLPHLKASILFPDLERRVHNA; translated from the coding sequence ATGCTGGAGGAGCCGTTTCTTGGGGACTTGCTCAGGAAAGCTAGGCAAGGCGATGAATACAGTCGCCAAGAACTCATTCAAAAAAGTAAAGACTTTATTGAAAAAGCCACTTCCAATATTTGTAAGAGAAAGGTTACTTGGAACGAGGATGAAATGAGTGTGGGCCTTATCGCGTTTAATGAGGCAATTGACCGGTACGAAAAATCGCTGAATGGCAACTTTTATTCCTATTCCAAAATGATTATCCAATCACGGCTGATTGATTATTTCCGCCAAGAGGGTCGTCGACAGGTTGCTGTCAGTTTGGATGACGTGTCTCAAGATGAGGGAGGCCTAGAATATGAGATGAATCCTGCCGAAATCAAACTAGCGTGGGAGAACTACAATGAACAGCAACTCATCCGGGAGAGAATGGAAGAAATACAGATATATTGTGAACGGTTGGAAGCATTCGGGATTCGGCTTGAAGAGCTGGAAGAGTCTTCTCCCGGTCGCGTGGATGCCAGGGCGAGCCTGGTTCAAATCGCTCATGATTTTATCAAATACCCTCATTTGGTGGAATATTTTACAAATACCAAGCAATTGCCTCTTAAACAAATGCTCTCCTTTGTACAGGTCAGTCGTAAAACGGTGGAACGAGGAAGGAAGTATTTAGTGGCTCTTATTGTAATTTTGCTCTCGGATGATCTTCCTCATTTGAAAGCCTCGATTCTATTCCCTGATTTGGAAAGAAGGGTTCATAATGCGTGA
- a CDS encoding class I SAM-dependent rRNA methyltransferase, with protein sequence MAKVFLKRNRKKRLKQGHPWVFQSEIERVEGDARPGDIVEIVNHSGHFLAKGSFNPNSQIAVRVWTYNPQEEIDKLFFEKRVREAWEYRRRLLEDTNACRLIYGEADFLPGVVVDKFADVLVIQILSLGMEVRREQLIQALVKVMEPKGIYERSDVPVRELEGLEQRTGPVWGETPGEVEIVENGLRYVVDIVEGQKTGFFFDQRENRAAIAPLMTGWGAGHGIALQPTEEVDEQGKIVFRPVDRRGKIIKNPFWDGADVLECFSHTGSFALNACKHGARKVTCLDISELAIETAKRNVTMNGFLHRVQFVVANAFDYLREQVRLGSQWDVVILDPPAFAKTKGAVEGACRGYKDINLNGMKLVRDGGFLVTASCSYHMKPELFREVIQDAAMDAKKILRLVHWSGAGKDHPEILGVEEGHYLKFAIFEVRSRA encoded by the coding sequence ATGGCAAAAGTGTTTTTGAAACGAAATCGAAAAAAGCGGCTCAAGCAGGGACATCCCTGGGTGTTTCAAAGTGAAATTGAGCGTGTGGAGGGAGACGCCCGGCCGGGAGACATTGTGGAGATCGTGAACCACTCGGGTCACTTTTTGGCAAAAGGATCATTCAACCCGAATTCCCAGATTGCAGTTCGGGTATGGACTTACAACCCGCAAGAAGAGATCGACAAATTGTTCTTTGAGAAACGTGTAAGGGAGGCGTGGGAGTACCGCAGACGTCTGCTTGAGGATACGAACGCCTGCCGTCTGATTTATGGAGAAGCGGATTTCCTGCCGGGAGTGGTGGTGGACAAGTTTGCGGATGTGCTTGTTATCCAAATCCTCTCCCTCGGCATGGAAGTCAGGCGGGAACAGCTGATACAGGCATTGGTCAAGGTAATGGAGCCTAAGGGAATCTATGAGCGCAGCGATGTCCCCGTGAGGGAATTGGAAGGATTGGAGCAGCGGACAGGACCGGTCTGGGGAGAAACGCCGGGGGAAGTGGAGATTGTGGAAAACGGCCTTCGCTATGTCGTGGATATTGTCGAGGGGCAGAAGACCGGATTTTTCTTTGATCAGAGGGAGAATCGGGCTGCCATTGCGCCGCTGATGACCGGCTGGGGGGCAGGGCACGGAATCGCTTTGCAGCCGACGGAAGAAGTGGATGAACAGGGCAAAATCGTCTTCAGGCCTGTTGACCGCAGGGGCAAGATCATCAAGAATCCGTTCTGGGACGGTGCAGATGTACTGGAATGCTTCTCTCATACGGGGTCTTTTGCCCTTAACGCCTGCAAACACGGAGCCAGGAAAGTGACTTGTCTGGACATCTCCGAACTTGCCATTGAAACGGCCAAACGCAATGTAACAATGAATGGGTTTCTGCATAGGGTGCAATTTGTGGTGGCAAACGCGTTTGATTACCTGAGGGAGCAGGTGCGGCTTGGCAGCCAATGGGACGTGGTGATTCTGGATCCCCCCGCCTTCGCCAAGACAAAAGGCGCGGTGGAAGGGGCATGCAGAGGCTACAAAGACATTAACCTCAACGGTATGAAGTTGGTCCGCGACGGCGGGTTCCTGGTAACGGCCAGTTGCTCTTATCACATGAAACCGGAATTGTTCCGGGAAGTCATTCAGGACGCCGCCATGGATGCGAAGAAAATCCTGAGGCTTGTCCATTGGAGCGGAGCGGGCAAGGATCACCCGGAAATTCTGGGGGTGGAAGAAGGTCATTACTTGAAGTTTGCGATCTTTGAGGTGCGGAGTCGGGCTTGA
- a CDS encoding Na/Pi cotransporter family protein → MYSSLVMLLVGLAGFLCGIWILRYGLERMAMERLPEILKRFVKTPTRGLVTGAVVSALLHSSAAVTVITIGFVSAGAMTFADSLGIILGSNIGTTMTTQIIAWNPDDLIVPCVVIGVILWFVLKEKKRYIGLATFGFGGTLFALNLMIAALAPLGETEWFREILQTASRNPIYGVLAGTVLTALVQSSTATTALTIAMASQGLIALPGAISIILGNNIGTCITAVLASIGSPLPAKRVAVAHVVLNVAGVLAFLPILDTFAKIVKVFSPSLPIQVATAHTLFNIFSSLAVWPFTRAFASLIEWMVPGRRGR, encoded by the coding sequence ATGTATAGTTCTCTTGTGATGCTTCTGGTCGGATTGGCGGGCTTTCTATGCGGGATCTGGATTCTGCGTTATGGGCTGGAACGGATGGCCATGGAACGTCTGCCGGAAATCCTGAAGCGGTTTGTGAAGACTCCAACGCGGGGGCTTGTTACCGGAGCCGTTGTTTCTGCTTTGCTGCACAGTTCGGCGGCTGTTACTGTGATTACGATAGGATTTGTTTCTGCCGGGGCGATGACGTTTGCCGATTCACTCGGAATCATTCTGGGTTCGAATATCGGAACGACAATGACCACACAAATCATCGCCTGGAATCCGGACGATTTGATTGTGCCTTGCGTCGTCATCGGGGTCATCTTGTGGTTTGTTTTGAAAGAGAAGAAAAGATATATAGGCCTTGCCACATTCGGGTTTGGCGGAACCTTGTTTGCTTTGAATCTGATGATTGCCGCATTGGCTCCTCTGGGAGAAACCGAGTGGTTCCGGGAGATCCTCCAGACCGCTTCCCGGAATCCGATTTACGGCGTGTTGGCAGGGACTGTCCTTACAGCCCTCGTACAAAGCTCAACCGCTACTACCGCATTGACAATAGCAATGGCCTCCCAGGGGCTTATCGCTCTCCCGGGCGCCATCTCCATCATACTTGGGAATAATATTGGAACTTGTATTACTGCAGTTCTGGCTTCCATCGGAAGCCCGTTACCCGCGAAACGGGTTGCGGTTGCACATGTTGTTCTTAACGTAGCGGGCGTTTTGGCTTTCTTGCCCATCCTTGATACATTCGCGAAAATCGTGAAAGTATTCAGTCCGTCCCTGCCGATTCAAGTTGCAACGGCTCATACCTTGTTCAACATCTTCTCGTCTCTGGCTGTCTGGCCATTCACGAGGGCTTTCGCGTCCTTGATTGAGTGGATGGTGCCGGGGCGGAGGGGTAGGTAA
- a CDS encoding putative hydro-lyase, with translation MSVANMTPAEVRALIRRNELVRPTSGMANGYTQANMAILKKDLAFEFLLFCQRNPKPCPVLDVTEPGSPVPRLVAPGADLRTDLPKYRIYRHGELVEEVTDIVQYWEDDMVAFLLGCSFTFEQALMNNGIPVRHIEEECNVAMYKTNIPCVKAGRFEGPMVVSMRPIPEKDVVRAVQVTSRFPAVHGAPVHIGNPESIGIQDLHKPDFGDPVTIKEGEVPVFWACGVTPQAVAMQVKPELMITHAPGHMFITDLRDEQFGVL, from the coding sequence ATGAGCGTTGCAAACATGACACCTGCTGAAGTTCGTGCTTTGATCCGCCGAAACGAATTGGTCCGGCCCACTTCCGGAATGGCAAACGGTTATACCCAGGCGAACATGGCGATTTTGAAAAAAGATCTAGCGTTTGAGTTTCTCCTGTTCTGTCAGCGCAACCCGAAGCCTTGTCCGGTGCTCGATGTAACCGAACCGGGTTCTCCTGTGCCGCGCTTGGTGGCTCCCGGAGCCGATTTGCGTACCGATCTGCCGAAGTATCGAATTTACAGACACGGAGAACTTGTGGAGGAAGTGACGGATATTGTTCAGTATTGGGAAGACGATATGGTGGCGTTTCTGCTCGGGTGCAGTTTTACATTCGAGCAAGCGTTGATGAACAACGGGATCCCGGTTCGGCACATTGAAGAGGAGTGCAATGTGGCAATGTACAAGACGAACATTCCCTGTGTAAAAGCGGGGCGGTTTGAAGGTCCGATGGTGGTCAGCATGCGTCCGATTCCTGAAAAAGATGTGGTCCGCGCCGTTCAGGTAACGTCCCGTTTCCCGGCGGTTCATGGAGCTCCGGTCCATATCGGCAACCCCGAATCGATAGGAATTCAAGATCTTCATAAACCTGACTTCGGCGACCCTGTCACAATTAAAGAAGGTGAAGTTCCTGTCTTTTGGGCATGCGGGGTAACTCCCCAAGCTGTAGCGATGCAAGTAAAACCCGAGCTGATGATTACTCACGCCCCGGGACATATGTTTATCACTGACTTGCGGGATGAGCAATTCGGCGTGTTATAA
- a CDS encoding NRAMP family divalent metal transporter has protein sequence MATSAIGPGFLTQTATFTAQFAASFGFVILASIILDIGAQMNIWRIIAVSERRAQDIANMVIPGLGYLLALLIVMGGLAFNIGNVAGAGLGFNVLFGISAETGAILSAIIAIGIFLVREAGKVMDRFAQILGFVMIGLTLYVAFTSAPPVGEAVARSFVPEVPEDKMKAFFMAIVTLVGGTVGGYITFAGGHRLLDAGVKGIDNLPQVTRSSVSGILITAVMRIVLFLAALGVVAAGLKLDMSNPPASVFKLAAGDIGYKVFGIVMWAAAITSVVGAAYTSVSFIRTFSQTIEKYHKWVIVGFIVVSTIVFVTIGRPVKTLILVGALNGLILPLSLGIMLVAAYKSKIVGNYKHPVWLTIFGVLVVAVMAYLSGVTLTTEIPKLFK, from the coding sequence ATGGCGACCTCGGCTATCGGTCCGGGCTTCTTGACTCAGACTGCCACGTTCACGGCACAGTTTGCTGCAAGTTTTGGCTTTGTCATTCTTGCCTCCATTATTCTCGATATCGGTGCCCAAATGAACATTTGGCGGATTATTGCGGTATCGGAGAGACGTGCACAAGACATTGCCAACATGGTGATTCCGGGACTGGGTTATCTTCTGGCCTTATTGATCGTCATGGGGGGTCTCGCGTTTAACATCGGAAACGTGGCGGGAGCCGGGCTTGGATTTAATGTCCTGTTTGGCATCAGCGCAGAGACCGGTGCGATTCTGAGTGCAATTATTGCAATCGGGATCTTCTTGGTTAGAGAAGCCGGAAAAGTGATGGACCGTTTTGCTCAGATTCTGGGGTTTGTCATGATCGGACTGACCTTATACGTCGCATTTACTTCTGCCCCTCCGGTGGGAGAAGCAGTGGCCAGATCCTTTGTGCCTGAGGTGCCGGAAGACAAAATGAAAGCGTTCTTCATGGCAATCGTTACACTGGTGGGAGGGACGGTCGGAGGATACATCACGTTTGCCGGCGGCCACCGTTTGCTGGATGCAGGGGTGAAAGGGATCGACAATCTTCCTCAGGTAACAAGAAGTTCAGTCTCCGGTATTTTGATAACAGCCGTGATGCGTATCGTACTGTTCCTGGCTGCCCTTGGTGTTGTAGCTGCCGGGCTGAAGCTGGACATGTCGAATCCTCCGGCTTCCGTATTCAAACTTGCTGCTGGTGACATTGGGTATAAGGTGTTTGGAATTGTGATGTGGGCGGCAGCGATCACCTCTGTGGTCGGTGCGGCATATACATCTGTATCGTTCATCAGAACCTTCAGCCAAACGATTGAAAAATACCACAAGTGGGTAATTGTAGGATTTATTGTAGTGTCTACCATTGTGTTCGTTACCATCGGTCGTCCTGTGAAAACTCTCATTTTGGTCGGGGCGTTAAATGGTCTGATTCTGCCGCTTTCGCTCGGCATTATGTTAGTTGCAGCATATAAGAGCAAGATTGTCGGCAATTACAAGCATCCGGTCTGGTTAACGATTTTTGGCGTTCTGGTAGTAGCCGTCATGGCCTATTTGAGTGGTGTTACGCTGACCACAGAAATACCAAAGTTATTTAAGTAA
- a CDS encoding LamB/YcsF family protein: protein MYRVDLNCDMGESFGAYKMGTDEEILSFVTSANIACGFHAGDPATMRKTVKHALEKGVGIGAHPGLPDLAGFGRRNMDISPQEAYDMVVYQIGSLYGFVKAEGASMQHVKPHGALYNMAAKSPELSKAIAEAVYKVDPELILFGLSGSELVKAGEAIGLRTANEVFADRTYQQDGTLTSRRQPDALLTDHDKAVQQVVRMVKEGKVLSQQGVDVAIKADTVCIHGDGPYALVFARQIRELLEIQGVTVQAVRYK from the coding sequence ATGTACCGGGTGGATTTGAACTGTGACATGGGGGAAAGTTTTGGTGCCTATAAGATGGGTACTGACGAGGAAATCCTCAGTTTTGTGACTTCAGCGAATATCGCATGCGGGTTTCATGCGGGGGATCCGGCAACGATGCGAAAGACTGTCAAGCATGCCCTTGAAAAAGGGGTCGGTATCGGAGCGCACCCCGGACTGCCCGATCTGGCCGGGTTTGGGCGTAGGAACATGGACATCTCGCCGCAGGAAGCATATGACATGGTGGTCTATCAAATCGGTTCTCTCTACGGATTTGTAAAGGCGGAAGGCGCTTCCATGCAGCACGTAAAGCCGCATGGCGCCTTGTATAACATGGCCGCAAAAAGCCCGGAATTATCGAAGGCAATCGCGGAAGCGGTTTACAAAGTGGATCCGGAATTGATCCTCTTCGGACTTTCCGGCAGCGAGCTTGTCAAAGCGGGAGAGGCAATCGGACTCCGAACCGCAAACGAAGTATTTGCCGACAGAACTTATCAGCAAGACGGTACGCTTACTTCGCGCCGGCAACCGGACGCACTCCTCACCGATCATGACAAAGCGGTGCAACAGGTTGTCCGCATGGTGAAGGAAGGGAAAGTTCTTTCTCAGCAAGGGGTCGATGTTGCGATCAAAGCGGATACGGTCTGCATCCACGGCGACGGCCCGTACGCGCTGGTGTTTGCCCGTCAGATCCGGGAACTCCTTGAAATTCAAGGCGTGACTGTTCAGGCGGTTAGATACAAATAA
- a CDS encoding biotin-dependent carboxyltransferase family protein → MSLKVIRPGLLTSIQDLGRFGLQKHGVIVSGAMDPFALRTANLLVGNEEGEGALEITMMGPSLLFEKDSLISICGASLSPKINGHPVAEWRPVYVKQGSVLQFGTPVAGCRAYLAVAGGFDIPKVMGSCSTYLRAGIGGLQGRALKEGDVLNLRPPSEQAKRRIRQLSEAAGTLGFSSSEWTISTDILPAYGKDPVIRVIRGGQFELFSADSREQIFASEFQVTPQSDRMGYRLTGPKLSLSEPMELISEAVAAGTVQVPPEGNPIVLLADRQTTGGYPKIAQVITVDLPIIAQVKPGEKVRFQEVSIDEAQELYRLREMEIHLLKQGIALRH, encoded by the coding sequence ATGAGTTTGAAAGTGATTCGTCCGGGACTGCTTACTTCCATTCAGGATCTTGGAAGGTTCGGATTGCAAAAACACGGGGTCATAGTAAGCGGTGCCATGGACCCGTTTGCCCTTCGAACAGCGAATTTGCTGGTGGGCAACGAAGAAGGTGAAGGGGCACTGGAAATTACCATGATGGGGCCTTCCCTTCTGTTTGAGAAGGATTCACTGATATCGATTTGCGGAGCCAGCTTATCTCCCAAGATTAACGGCCATCCGGTCGCGGAATGGCGTCCCGTTTATGTGAAGCAGGGGAGCGTGCTTCAATTCGGAACGCCCGTGGCAGGCTGTCGGGCATACCTTGCAGTGGCGGGCGGATTTGACATTCCGAAAGTCATGGGGAGTTGCAGCACATATCTCCGTGCGGGAATCGGTGGCCTTCAGGGGCGCGCCCTGAAGGAAGGGGATGTACTCAACCTTCGTCCTCCCTCTGAACAAGCCAAAAGAAGAATCAGACAGCTTTCGGAAGCAGCCGGTACTCTAGGGTTTTCCAGCAGCGAGTGGACTATAAGCACGGACATCCTTCCCGCTTACGGAAAAGATCCGGTGATCCGTGTGATAAGGGGCGGCCAGTTTGAACTTTTTTCCGCGGACAGCAGGGAGCAGATTTTTGCAAGTGAGTTTCAGGTGACTCCACAGTCAGATCGGATGGGATATCGCCTGACCGGACCCAAATTGAGCCTGTCGGAACCGATGGAATTAATCTCGGAAGCGGTGGCGGCCGGAACGGTGCAGGTGCCTCCGGAAGGAAATCCGATCGTACTGCTGGCAGACAGGCAAACCACAGGCGGTTATCCAAAAATCGCCCAGGTGATTACCGTCGATCTTCCGATCATTGCACAGGTGAAACCGGGTGAGAAGGTGCGTTTCCAAGAAGTGTCGATCGATGAAGCGCAGGAACTTTACCGGCTGCGGGAGATGGAGATTCATCTTTTGAAGCAGGGCATCGCACTTAGACATTAA
- the pxpB gene encoding 5-oxoprolinase subunit PxpB — MQSVSSIELIPLGDSAIVVQFGQTINLETHRKVRALAAYLDRHPFPGMVEYIPAFTTVSVFYDPCRTNYRTVCFVLEQIVSELVETQDLQPRTVEIPVLYGGEFGPDLEFVAEHNGLTTSDVIEIHSSGEYLVYMIGFAPGFPYIGGMSERIATPRRPSPRLSIPAGTVGIAGMQTGVYPIETPGGWQLIGRTPIALFRPDDNPPSLLQAGDIVRFRPISREEYKTWKEDAR, encoded by the coding sequence GTGCAGAGCGTTTCATCCATAGAACTGATTCCACTAGGAGATTCCGCCATAGTTGTTCAATTCGGTCAAACCATAAATCTGGAAACGCATCGTAAGGTAAGAGCCTTGGCCGCTTATCTGGATCGGCATCCGTTTCCCGGGATGGTCGAATACATTCCCGCATTTACCACTGTATCCGTGTTTTACGATCCTTGCCGAACGAACTACAGAACAGTGTGTTTCGTGCTGGAACAAATCGTCTCAGAGCTTGTAGAAACACAGGATCTCCAACCACGGACAGTGGAGATTCCTGTTCTCTATGGTGGAGAATTTGGGCCTGATCTGGAGTTTGTAGCGGAACATAACGGGCTTACAACCAGTGATGTGATTGAAATTCATTCAAGCGGTGAGTACCTCGTTTATATGATCGGGTTTGCCCCCGGATTTCCCTATATCGGTGGCATGTCGGAACGGATTGCGACACCGAGAAGACCTTCGCCTCGCTTGTCCATTCCGGCAGGTACGGTAGGGATAGCGGGGATGCAGACCGGCGTGTATCCGATTGAGACACCAGGCGGATGGCAGTTAATCGGAAGGACGCCGATAGCACTGTTTCGTCCGGATGATAACCCTCCAAGCCTTTTGCAAGCCGGAGACATCGTTCGTTTCCGTCCGATCTCCCGCGAGGAATACAAGACCTGGAAGGAGGATGCCCGATGA